TCCGCGATTATATCAGGGATGACCCGCTGATGGACCAGAAGCGTGATAACAAATCAGGATCACGGGCATCAGACAAAAGCAGGCATCTTCCGTGCGGTGATCCGCGCGTTTCTTCCCCACCTCATCCTGGCTGCCATTGATTTTCGCTACACTAAGCCGCATGTTACTTAGATTGCGTTGCGCGACCCGCTGCGCCCCATACATCGATAAAGGACTGCGCTATGACCAATCCGCTACTGACATCTTTTACGCTCCCCCCTTTTTCTGCCATTAAGCCTGAACATGTGGTGCCTGCCGTGACGGAAGTGCTGAGTCACTGTCGCGCAGAAGTCGAAAAAGTCGTGGCGCAGGGTGCGCCGTATACCTGGGATAATCTGGTTCAGCCACTGGCGGAAACCGACGATCGTCTGAGCCGTATTTTCTCACCGGTCAGCCATCTGAATGCGGTAAAAAACAGCCCGGAGCTGCGTGAAGCCTATGAGCAGACGCTGCCGCTGCTCTCTGAATACAGCACCTGGGTCGGTCAGCATGAAGGCCTCTATCAGGCGTATCGCAACCTCAAAGAGGGCGATCAGTACGCGGCTCTGGATCTGGCGCAGAAGAAAGCGGTCGATAACGCCCTGCGTGATTTCGAACTCTCCGGTATTGGCCTGCCAAAAGATAAACAGCAGCGTTATGGCGAAATCGCCGCGCGCCTTTCTGAGCTGGGTTCGGCATACAGCAACAACGTGCTCGATGCGACCATGGGCTGGAGCAAGCTGATCACCGATGAAAGCGAGCTGGCCGGTATGCCGGAAAGCGCGATGGCGGCGGCGAAAGCACAGGCGGAAGCCAAAGAGCAGGACGGCTGGCTGCTGACGCTGGATATCCCAAGCTATCTGCCGGTCATGACCTACTGCGACAACGCCGCGCTGCGTGAAGAGATGTATCGCGCCTATGCGACGCGCGCCTCCGATCAGGGGCCGAATGCCGGTAAGTGGGATAACGGCCCGATCATGGCCGAAGAGCTGGCGCTGCGTCACGAGCTGGCACAGCTGCTGGGCTTCGACTCCTATGCCGATAAATCGCTGGCGACCAAAATGGCGCAAAGCCCGTCTCAGGTGATCGACTTCCTGAATGACCTGGCGGAGCGTGCGCGTCCGCAGGGTGAAAAAGAGCTGGAGCAGCTGCGTGCCTTTGCGCAGAAAGAGCATGGCGTTGAGCAGCTTAATCCGTGGGATCTCACCTATTATGGTGAAAAGCAGAAGCAGCATCTCTACACCATCAGCGATGAGCAGCTGCGTCCTTACTTCCCGGAAGAGCGTGCGGTCGCTGGTCTGTTTGAAGTGGTGAAGCGCATTTACGGCATCAGCGCGAAGCAGCGTACCGACGTTGAGGTTTACCATCCGGATGTGAAGTTCTTCGATCTGTTCGATGAAACCGGCGAACTGCGCGGCAGCTTCTATCTTGACCTCTACGCCCGCGAGCACAAACGTGGCGGTGCGTGGATGGATGACTGCGTCGGCCAGATGCGTAAAGCCGATGGCAGCCTGCAGAAGCCCGTCGCCTACCTGACCTGTAACTTTAACCGTCCGGTGAAAGGCAAACCTGCGCTGTTCACCCATGACGAAGTGATTACCCTGTTCCATGAGTTTGGTCACGGCCTGCACCACATGCTGACCCGCATCGAAGCGCCTGGCGTCTCCGGTATCAGCGGTGTGCCATGGGATGCGGTCGAACTGCCAAGCCAGTTTATGGAAAACTGGTGCTGGGAACCGGAAGCGCTGGCGTTTATCTCGGGTCACTTTGAAACCGGCGAACCGCTGCCGAAAGCGTTGCTGGATAAAATGCTGGCGGCGAAAAACTATCAGGCCGCGTTGTTTATCCTGCGTCAGCTGGAGTTCGGCCTGTTCGATTTCCGTCTGCACACCGAGTTCAACCCGGAGAAAGGCGCGCAGATTCTGGAAACCCTGCGCGAAGTGAAAAGCCGCGTGGCGGTGGTTCCGGGTCCGGAATGGGGCCGTTTCCCGCACGCTTTCAGCCACATCTTTGCAGGTGGCTATGCGGCAGGTTACTACAGCTATCTCTGGGCCGACGTGCTGGCGGCAGATGCGTACTCCCGCTTCGAAGAAGAGGGCATCTTCAACCGCGAAACCGGTCAGTCGTTCCTGGATAACATCCTGACGCGCGGCGGTTCTGAAGAGCCGATGGAGCTGTTCAAACGCTTCCGTGGCCGTGAGCCGCAGCTCGATGCGATGCTGGAACATTACGGCATTCAGGGATAAGACAGTTTGTGAAAATCTGTTTACTCGATGAATCAGGCGCCGGAGACGGCGCCTTATCACTTTTAGCGCAGCGCTGGCAGCTGGAGCACGATGAAGACGCGCTGCTGGCGCTGGTGCAGACCCCAACGCACCTGGAACTGCGCAAGCGTGATGAGCCAAAGCTGGGCGGGATTTATGTTGATTTCGTCACGGGCGCGATGGCGCATCGGCGTCGCTTCGGCGGTGGACGCGGCGAAGCCGTCGCTAAAGCGGTCGGCATCAAAGGCGGTTATCTGCCGGATGTGGTTGATGCGACTGCCGGACTGGGCCGTGATGCGTTTGTGCTGGCGGCGCTCGGCTGCCGGGTGCGGATGCTGGAGCGCCATCCGGTGGTGGCAGCGCTGCTGGAAGATGGATTGCAGCGCGGTTATCAGGATGCGGAAATTGGCCCGTGGCTGCGCGACCGCCTGACGCTGATTCATGCTGCCAGCGCGCAGGCGCTGGGCGATATCACGCCGCAGCCGGATGTGGTTTATCTCGATCCGATGTATCCCCATCGCCAGAAAAGTGCGCTGGTGAAAAAAGAGATGCGGGTCTTTCAGTCGCTGGTCGGGCCGGATGAAGATGCAGATGCGTTACTGGAACCGGCCCGTCGGCTGGCGAAGAAACGGATTGTGGTCAAACGGCCAGACTATGCTCCGCCGCTGGCGGGTGTGGTGACGCAGGCGGCCGTGGTCACTAAAAGCCATCGCTTTGATATTTATCCTCCGCTTTAACGCATAAAAAAGCCGGCTTCGCGCCGGCTTTAATCATGTATACGCCTCAGACGGAATTACTCGTCGTCTTAATCGCGCAGCGGCACAATCAGCATGTCGATGTGCACGGTGTTGATCAGCTGACGGGCTGAGGACATCAGCTTGCTCCAGAAATCCTGATGATGACCACAAACCACCAGGTCAACGTCATATTTCTTGATCGCATCAACCAGAACCTGGCCCAGGTCGCCACTGCCGCTCAGCGTTTCACTGATCGGATAGCCCGCCGCATCTGACAACCCTTTCAGTGCCGCATGCGTCTCTTCAGAGATGCGCTTCTGCATATCCCCTAAGTTGACATCAATCAGGCCGGTGTAGAGGTCGGAGTAATTCACATCAACGTGAATCAGGGAAATTCTGGCATCGTACGGACGAGCCAGTGAGACGGCCTTATCCACCAGCAACTGGCTTTCGGGAGAAAGGTCGACTGCAATCAGGATGTGTTTATAAGCCATGATAAAACTCCTTTCACGAGATTAAGGATGGCATCCGGTGTTCCTGCCGCGTCACAGCTTAGCGAAATCCCTTGCGCGAGCGGGCGATGAGCGCCACCAAAGTGTCAACCTGCATTGCAGGTGATGATGTTGTTATATCCTGAGTATAGCCTTCTCTGACGGCAAATGCTGCCGTTGCCGCCTGGCTTATGAATAAGATCAAGGCTATGCCAGATTTACTCGCGCTGAACGAAAATCATCGTTGGAAAAAATGTAAAGAATTCTCCTACACTGAAAAAAGGCGGACCGGTTCACAGCCGCTCAGGGGGTCGAAAATTTTCGCAGTCCGGTGATTCAGTGGCTGGTTTTTTCTGCAGGCAGGCTCAGTGTCTGACACGGGAGTCTGTTGCTGCGATGCCAGTCGGGAGGGGGAGAATATGATCAGCACTATTGCGCTTTTTTGGGCTCTTTGTGTGGTGTGTATCGTGAATATGGCGCGCTATTTTTCGTCTCTGCGCGCGCTGCTGGCGGTATTACGGGGATGTGATCCGCTGCTGTATCAGTATGTCGATGGGGCAGGGTTTTTTACCTCTCACGGTCAGCCGAGCAAGCAGGTGCGTCTGGTCACCTACATCTGGGCAAAACGCTATCTCGATCATCATGACGATGAGTTTATCCGGCGCTGCGAGCGGGTTCGGGGGCAGTTCGTTCTGACCAGTGCGCTGTGTGGGCTGGTGGTCATCAGTCTGGTGGCGCTGGCGATCTGGCATTAAAAAAGGGCGACTTACGTCGCCCTTTTTTTGCTGGCATCACACCAGTTTTAAGGCAATCCAGTAGAGCGAACCCGACAGCAGAATACAAACCGGCAGGGTGAAGATCCACGCCATGGCGATGTTCTTGATGGTTCGGCTCTGCAATCCGCCACCGTCAACCAGCATCGTACCGGCTACCGATGAAGAGAGGATATGCGTGGTGGAGACGGGCATGCCGGTATAGCTGGCGACGCCAATCGACAGCGCGGCTGTCACCTGTGCTGACATTCCCTGTGCATAGGTCATGCCTTTTTTACCAATCTTCTCACCAATAGTGGTGGCAACACGACGCCAGCCAATCATGGTGCCGATGCCCAGCGCCAGCGCTACGGCCACAATAATCCAGATAGGCGCATACTCGATGGTACCCAGCAGGTCGCTTTTCAGCTTATTGAGGAAGCGTTTGTCATCGGGTGAGGTCTCTTCCAGACGGGCCGCTTTATCGGCGGTATCGGAGATACACAGCAGCAGACGACGCATCTGACCGCGCTGATCAACTGTCAGCTGATCGTAGCTCTGCAGATTATTCAGCAACACCTGCGCACCCTGTACCGCCTGCAATGCGCGCGCGCTGTCACAGTGGAACTCTTTCGGGCTGGCCGCTGGCACTTCTTCCGGCGTTGGCAGCTTAGGCGGTGCCATCTGGATGATGTGGTTCAGCGAGGCGTTGTGCTGCTGGTAATACTGCTCCAGGTGATTGACCGCATCGCGGGTGCGCGTGATGTCATAACCGGAGGCATTCATATTCACCACGAAACCAGCCGGTGCCACGCCAATCAGGACCAGCATGATCAGGCCAATGCCTTTCTGACCGTCATTCGCACCGTGCGAATAGCTCACGCCAATCGCCGAAACAATCAGGGCGATACGGGTCCAGAACGGCGGCTTTTTCTTGCCGTCGATCTTCTCGCGGTCAGCAGGTGTCATATGAATACGCGCACGCTTTTTGGTATTGCTCCAGTAGCGACGCAGAATAAAGATCAGGCCGCCCGCCATCACCAGGCCGACAATCGGCGACAGGATCAGAGAAAGGAAGATGTTCAGGACTTTCGGGATGTTGAGCGCATCAACCACCGAGGTTCCGCTCATCAGGGCGTTGGTCAGACCGATACCGATAATGGCGCCGATCAGCGTATGGGAGCTGGAGGCCGGCAGACCGAGATACCAGGTGCCGAGGTTCCAGATAATCGCCGCCAGCAGCATAGAAAACACCATGGCGAGACCGTGAGCCGATCCAACATTCAACAACAGATCGGTAGGAAGCATATGAACAATGGCGTAAGCGACACTCAATCCACCGAGCAGCACGCCAAGGAAGTTGAATACACCCGCCATCACCACAGCAAGCTGGGCACGCATGGCACGCGTATAGATGACCGTCGCAACTGCGTTGGCCGTGTCGTGGAAACCGTTGATCGCTTCGTAAAACAATACAAACAGCAGGGCAAGAACCAATAACAGGCTAGTACTGAGGTCTAGACCAGCAAACAGATGTAGCATAAACGTTACGCCATTTTTGGAGGACATGAACGCGGCGCATTATCCGCGACAACGTGCTGTATGGGAAAGGAAAATATAGCGCTAATTTAACCTTTCGTCGTAAGGCTTAAGGTTACCCCGGTGAAAAAGAGTTAGATATTAAGCAGATACAATATGACACATTTACGGCAATTTTTTGACGCTGGCGTCTCAGTGAGCAGATCACTACAATCTGCGCCTTTCCAGTTAAGTGAGTGAACCGCAGTGGAACAGTTTGACGTTATCATCATTGGTGCCGGAGCCGCAGGGCTCTTCTGCGCCGCCCAGGCCGGACAGCGGGGACGCCGCGTGTTACTGCTGGATAACGGCAAAAAGCCAGGACGCAAGATTCTGATGTCTGGCGGTGGCCGCTGCAATTTCACCAATCTCTATACGGAACCCGCGGCCTATCTGTCGCACAATCCCCACTTCTGTAAATCGGCGCTGGCGCGTTATACCCAGTGGGATTTTATCGATCTGGTTAATCGCCACGGTATCGCCTGGCATGAGAAAACCCTGGGGCAGCTCTTTTGTGATGACTCTGCCCAGCAGATTGTCGATCTGCTGCTGGCCGAATGTGACAAAGGCAATGTCACGCTGCGACTGCGCAGTGAAGTGCTCAGCGTAGCGCGCGATGAAAGCGGTTATACCCTTCAGCTCAACGGCAGCACGGTTCAGGCGGAGAAGCTGGTCATTGCCAGTGGCGGTCTGTCGATGCCTGGCCTGGGCGCTTCGCCGTTTGGCTATAAAATTGCGGAGCAGTTCGGACTGAGCGTGTTCCCGACGCGCGCGGCGCTGGTGCCGTTTACCCTGCACAAGCCGCTGCTGGAGCAGTTGCAGACGCTGTCAGGCGTCGCGCTGGAGACCACTATCGATGCGCAGGATGGCACCCGCTTCAAAGAGGCGATGCTCTTTACCCACCGTGGTCTCTCCGGCCCGGCGGTATTGCAGATTTCCAGCTACTGGCTGCCGGGTGAGTTCGTCACCATCGATCTCTCGCCCGCCACACCACTTGACGCGTTTCTGGCGGCGCAGCGTGAAGCGCATCCGAATCTCAGCCTGAAAAACAGCCTGGCGAAAATCCTGCCAAAGCGTCTGGTGGAAGTCCTGCAGGCGCTGAATGTGGTGCCGGATATCACCCTGAAGCAGCTCAACAGCAAACAGCAAACCGAGCTGGTGCAGACGCTGCACGCCTGGCGCATCCAGCCAAACGGCACCGAGGGGTATCGTACTGCGGAAGTGACGCTGGGCGGCGTGGATACCACACAGCTCTCCTCGAAAACCATGGAGGCGCGCGCGGTGCCGGGGCTTTACTTTATTGGGGAAGTGGCCGATGTCACCGGCTGGCTGGGGGGATATAACTTCCAGTGGGCCTGGAGTTCCGCCTGGGCCTGCGCCCAGGCGTTGTAACGCAGGTTTACCAGCGCTGATGCACGTGAGGTGCGATCTTCTCCTGATAGATCTGCTTCAGTGCCGCCATCGTCTCTGCAGAGAGCGCGTCGACGTCGCTGGCGCGGGCATTGGCTTCAGCCTGTTCGCGGTTTTTCGCGCCAGGAATCACCACGCTGACATCTTCGTTCATCAGGATCCAGCGCAGCGCAAACATCGCCATGGTGGTGTCACCCGTGACAAAGCGGCGAATCTCCTCAACCGCCTCCAGCGCCACCTCATAAGGCACGCCGGAGAAGGTTTCGCCTTTATCGAACGCTTCGCCATTACGGTTAAAGGTGCGATGGTCGTCAGCGGCAAACACGCTGTCGGCGCGCATTTTGCCGGTCAGTAAGCCTGAAGCCAGCGGCACACGGGCGATGATCGCCACGTCACGGCGTTTCGCTTCACGCAGCAGCAGCTCAGCCGGACGCTGGCGGAAGATGTTGTAGATCAGCTGAATTGACGCGACGTTGGGAAACTCCAGCGCCTTCAGACCTTCCTCGACTTTCTCAACGGAAACGCCGTAATGACGGATTTTTCCGGCGGCGACCATCTCATCCATCACGGCAAACACGTCCGGGTTGTAGTAGACCTCGGTTGGCGGGCAATGCAGCTGCACCAGATCCAGCGTTTCGGTCTGCAGATTTTCCCGTGAGCGTTCGATAAACGCGTTGAGGTTTTCGGCGTTGTAGCCCTCAGCCACGTGCGGTGAAAGGCGACGCCCCAGCTTGGTCGCCACAAACGGGCGTTCCCCGCCGCGCTGATTCAGCACCTCTGCGATAATCTTTTCGGAGCGACCATCGCCATAGACATCGGCGGTATCAATAAAGGTGATGCCTGCATCCAGCGCAGCGTTCAGCGCGGCTTTGGCATCCTCCATACTCACTTCTCCCCAGGTTCCGCCAATAGCCCATGCGCCAAAGCCAATTTCGGAGACGCGCTGACCGGTACGGCCCAGTGTTCGTAGTTTCATGCAAACATTCCTCGATGCGTTTCAGACAGGGTGACAGAAAGCGGCTAACCATTGAGCTTAGCGCTTCCTGGTGAAGAGGCGATCAGGCTTCAACGCAGAGCCGTCCGGAAAAACAGGACCTGTTGACGGCAGGCTACTGGTTACGTTGAATAATTCAGGTAAGAACAGCGTTACAGGCGTCGCTACCGCTTCGCTAAATAATTGATTTTAAGATATTTCACCTGAAATTAAACAGGCGGAAATGTCGATTCGGTCACATACTTCAATTTTCAGGCCAATAATGGGATCGCTATGTTCAAATTTGTTAAGTCGGTCTTTGCCAGTCCCGAGAAGTTTCTGCAGATCATGACCCGTCAGGATATTAACGACTCCATCGCTGAAGGTGAGCGCATCATTATTGACGAGAACGGCAATATCTCGGTCAACACGCTGAGCGAGGAAGTCCACGAAGATTTCGCCCGTCATGTGAATACGTTAAAGGGAGTGTGAGGTGGGTACCGCAATATTTATGGTGCTGATGGTCAGTGGTTACTGGTACACCAGCCGTGATTTAAACAGCCGCTTTAAAATCCGTCGTTCGTCGGGCTGGGACGTCTATTTCCTGGTCGCACTTTACGGCTGTATTTTTGTTCTGCAGGGTGTATTTGCGACCGGCATCATCTGGTTACTGCTGCTCTGCATCTCCGGCATCGCCAATGCCGTCCAGATGATCCCTGGCGTTCATCTGAAGTGGCAGGTGGAGTTTATGACATGGAGCTTCCTGGGCATCCAGGCACCGGTCGTGATCATGCTCGCCTTTGCCATTCTGCTCTGTCTTTATCGCTCAAACTGGGCAGGCAGCGCACGACTCAACGTCTCCGGTCGTAAAGATCTTTATCAGAAACTGTCGCGCTCCAATGGCGTGGAACAACTGCTGTTTCAGTGCATGGAAGAGGGCGAACTGGCGTGGATTACCCTGAAGTCGCGCCGTATTTACATCGGCATGGTGCACGCCTCGACCTTTGAATATGAGAGCACCAAAAACATCGTGCTGATCCCGATGCTGAGCGGATACCGCGACAGCAAGACGCTGAAGCTGGCAGTGGAACATAACTACAGCAAGTGGTACGCCGAGCATGACATCACGCTCGACTCTAAACCCAAAGATGCGATGTCGTTCCGTAAAGTGATCATGGTTGACCAGATTGAGAGCCTGTCACTGTTCGATCCGGCCAGCGCCACGGCGCTTTCGATGGGACATCCGCAGGAACTGGAGAAGAGTCAGGGCAAAGACGATGGCGACAGCCCGGACGATAAAAGCCGGGACGAGCAGGATTAAAAAGCCAGGAGAGCATCCTGGCTGCTGGCTATCAAGAGTATTGCTGTGCAGTATCTCTCAGCTGATCAGTTAGATTGTAAATATCGTTGAGTGACGTAATGGGATGGCGAGTCTCTTTTTTCTCGCCATCAAACATCCCGATATACAACTGGCTACGGTTGAAATGAAGACGGCAAATTGGCTTACGATTGTTATCGTCGATCAAAATACCAAGATAACTTTGGGTGTCGCGGAAGGTAATCCTTTGAGGATCAATAACTTTTCTGATTATTGATTTTACGATATGAAACCC
This genomic window from Pantoea sp. Lij88 contains:
- the pitA gene encoding inorganic phosphate transporter PitA, which encodes MLHLFAGLDLSTSLLLVLALLFVLFYEAINGFHDTANAVATVIYTRAMRAQLAVVMAGVFNFLGVLLGGLSVAYAIVHMLPTDLLLNVGSAHGLAMVFSMLLAAIIWNLGTWYLGLPASSSHTLIGAIIGIGLTNALMSGTSVVDALNIPKVLNIFLSLILSPIVGLVMAGGLIFILRRYWSNTKKRARIHMTPADREKIDGKKKPPFWTRIALIVSAIGVSYSHGANDGQKGIGLIMLVLIGVAPAGFVVNMNASGYDITRTRDAVNHLEQYYQQHNASLNHIIQMAPPKLPTPEEVPAASPKEFHCDSARALQAVQGAQVLLNNLQSYDQLTVDQRGQMRRLLLCISDTADKAARLEETSPDDKRFLNKLKSDLLGTIEYAPIWIIVAVALALGIGTMIGWRRVATTIGEKIGKKGMTYAQGMSAQVTAALSIGVASYTGMPVSTTHILSSSVAGTMLVDGGGLQSRTIKNIAMAWIFTLPVCILLSGSLYWIALKLV
- the rsmJ gene encoding 16S rRNA (guanine(1516)-N(2))-methyltransferase RsmJ, producing the protein MKICLLDESGAGDGALSLLAQRWQLEHDEDALLALVQTPTHLELRKRDEPKLGGIYVDFVTGAMAHRRRFGGGRGEAVAKAVGIKGGYLPDVVDATAGLGRDAFVLAALGCRVRMLERHPVVAALLEDGLQRGYQDAEIGPWLRDRLTLIHAASAQALGDITPQPDVVYLDPMYPHRQKSALVKKEMRVFQSLVGPDEDADALLEPARRLAKKRIVVKRPDYAPPLAGVVTQAAVVTKSHRFDIYPPL
- the uspA gene encoding universal stress protein UspA — translated: MAYKHILIAVDLSPESQLLVDKAVSLARPYDARISLIHVDVNYSDLYTGLIDVNLGDMQKRISEETHAALKGLSDAAGYPISETLSGSGDLGQVLVDAIKKYDVDLVVCGHHQDFWSKLMSSARQLINTVHIDMLIVPLRD
- the uspB gene encoding universal stress protein UspB, coding for MISTIALFWALCVVCIVNMARYFSSLRALLAVLRGCDPLLYQYVDGAGFFTSHGQPSKQVRLVTYIWAKRYLDHHDDEFIRRCERVRGQFVLTSALCGLVVISLVALAIWH
- a CDS encoding aldo/keto reductase → MKLRTLGRTGQRVSEIGFGAWAIGGTWGEVSMEDAKAALNAALDAGITFIDTADVYGDGRSEKIIAEVLNQRGGERPFVATKLGRRLSPHVAEGYNAENLNAFIERSRENLQTETLDLVQLHCPPTEVYYNPDVFAVMDEMVAAGKIRHYGVSVEKVEEGLKALEFPNVASIQLIYNIFRQRPAELLLREAKRRDVAIIARVPLASGLLTGKMRADSVFAADDHRTFNRNGEAFDKGETFSGVPYEVALEAVEEIRRFVTGDTTMAMFALRWILMNEDVSVVIPGAKNREQAEANARASDVDALSAETMAALKQIYQEKIAPHVHQRW
- the prlC gene encoding oligopeptidase A, producing MTNPLLTSFTLPPFSAIKPEHVVPAVTEVLSHCRAEVEKVVAQGAPYTWDNLVQPLAETDDRLSRIFSPVSHLNAVKNSPELREAYEQTLPLLSEYSTWVGQHEGLYQAYRNLKEGDQYAALDLAQKKAVDNALRDFELSGIGLPKDKQQRYGEIAARLSELGSAYSNNVLDATMGWSKLITDESELAGMPESAMAAAKAQAEAKEQDGWLLTLDIPSYLPVMTYCDNAALREEMYRAYATRASDQGPNAGKWDNGPIMAEELALRHELAQLLGFDSYADKSLATKMAQSPSQVIDFLNDLAERARPQGEKELEQLRAFAQKEHGVEQLNPWDLTYYGEKQKQHLYTISDEQLRPYFPEERAVAGLFEVVKRIYGISAKQRTDVEVYHPDVKFFDLFDETGELRGSFYLDLYAREHKRGGAWMDDCVGQMRKADGSLQKPVAYLTCNFNRPVKGKPALFTHDEVITLFHEFGHGLHHMLTRIEAPGVSGISGVPWDAVELPSQFMENWCWEPEALAFISGHFETGEPLPKALLDKMLAAKNYQAALFILRQLEFGLFDFRLHTEFNPEKGAQILETLREVKSRVAVVPGPEWGRFPHAFSHIFAGGYAAGYYSYLWADVLAADAYSRFEEEGIFNRETGQSFLDNILTRGGSEEPMELFKRFRGREPQLDAMLEHYGIQG
- a CDS encoding NAD(P)/FAD-dependent oxidoreductase codes for the protein MEQFDVIIIGAGAAGLFCAAQAGQRGRRVLLLDNGKKPGRKILMSGGGRCNFTNLYTEPAAYLSHNPHFCKSALARYTQWDFIDLVNRHGIAWHEKTLGQLFCDDSAQQIVDLLLAECDKGNVTLRLRSEVLSVARDESGYTLQLNGSTVQAEKLVIASGGLSMPGLGASPFGYKIAEQFGLSVFPTRAALVPFTLHKPLLEQLQTLSGVALETTIDAQDGTRFKEAMLFTHRGLSGPAVLQISSYWLPGEFVTIDLSPATPLDAFLAAQREAHPNLSLKNSLAKILPKRLVEVLQALNVVPDITLKQLNSKQQTELVQTLHAWRIQPNGTEGYRTAEVTLGGVDTTQLSSKTMEARAVPGLYFIGEVADVTGWLGGYNFQWAWSSAWACAQAL